The Oryzias latipes chromosome 1, ASM223467v1 genome contains a region encoding:
- the LOC101156795 gene encoding rho GTPase-activating protein 19 isoform X2, translating into MAAGKDADENTHNRRGTVCSMVIRHEEPPAGSPAGRPPVIFNPDFFVEKLRHENPEVFLELVISNVTRLIDLPGTEFAQLLGEEGPKTPTGGNGGFFRSLNFLKRKDKGIVFGSPLTDGCIAQIYQLVEFLSRHLHVEGLFRVPGNSVRQQTLKELLNGGADVDLHSGDFHPNDVATLLKTFLGELPEPLLTHRHFNAHLKIADMTLFDEHGNKTAVPNKERQIEALQLLFLLLPQANRSLLKLLLDLLYHTAKLQDKNKMSAHNLALMFAPHVLWPRHMTASDLKDHLKKLNSSMAFLIKHSQKLFRAPLYLREFARVHFSGTRTLQSKDDLELLAASSSPAPRTVLPLKRSAALAPPSQEACGSPAQQYTDEALKELFRHVHQNMPDSAKKKKLVRQLVKQANAAEDPQAPPPPSRKHPRSRSFGGLIKRRTRGEQLTAERRVRHASPEAVSRTGRKGGKENVALQAVHSPFSGALMGKSGLVVRNPDFDWNKAVKPSKESPSESRMCPSAV; encoded by the exons ATGGCTGCGGGGAAGGATGCCGACGAAAACACGCACAATAGAAG AGGAACGGTGTGCAGCATGGTGATCCGGCACGAGGAACCGCCGGCGGGCTCTCCGGCCGGACGGCCGCCCGTCATCTTCAACCCGGATTTCTTTGTGGAGAAGCTGCGCCACGAGAACCCCGAGGTCTTCCTGGAGCTGGTGATCAGCAACGTCACGCGCCTCATCGATCTGCCCGGAACGGAGTTCGCTCAGCTGCTGGGCGAAGAAGGACCGAAGACCCCCACCGGCGGGAACGGGGGCTTTTTCCGCTCGCTCAACTTCCTGAAACGTAAAG atAAAGGCATCGTCTTTGGGAGTCCGCTGACGGACGGCTGCATCGCTCAGATCTACCAGCTGGTCGAGTTCCTCAGTAGAC ATCTTCACGTGGAGGGTCTGTTTCGAGTTCCCGGAAACAGCGTCCGGCAGCAGACCCTGAAGGAGCTCCTCAACGGCGGCGCCGACGTGGACCTTCACTCCGGAGACTTTCACCCCAACGACGTGGCCACGCTGCTGAAAACCTTCCTGGGGGAGCTGCCCGAGCCGCTGCTGACGCACAGACACTTCAACGCTCACCTGAAGATCGCAG ACATGACGTTGTTTGACGAACACGGCAACAAGACGGCGGTTCCCAACAAGGAGCGGCAGATCGAGGCGCTGCAGCTGctcttcctgctgctgccgCAGGCCAACCGCTCGCTGCTCAAGCTGCTCCTGGACCTGCTCTACCACACCGCCAAGCTGCAGGACAAGAACAAGATGTCCGCCCACAACCTGGCCCTCATGTTTGCCCCGCACGTCCTCTGGCCGCGACAC ATGACGGCGAGCGACCTGAAGGATCATCTGAAGAAGCTGAACAGCAGCATGGCCTTCCTCATCAAACACTCGCAGAAGCTTTTCCGG GCGCCACTGTACCTCCGGGAATTCGCCCGGGTCCACTTTTCTGGGACCAGAACTCTGCAGTCGAAG GACGACCTGGAGCTGCTGGCGGCGAGCAGCTCTCCGGCCCCCCGGACGGTTTTGCCCCTGAAGAGGTCGGCGGCCCTGGCCCCGCCCTCCCAGGAGGCGTGCGGGTCTCCAGCCCAGCAGTACACGGACGAGGCGCTGAAGGAGCTCTTCAGGCACGTCCACCAGAACATGCCCGACTCCgccaagaagaagaagctcgTTCGACAG CTGGTCAAACAGGCCAACGCAGCTGAAGACCctcaggccccgccccctcccagCAGGAAACACCCGCGCTCGCGCTCCTTCGGCGGCCTCATCAAG CGCCGAACTCGAGGTGAGCAGCTGACGGCGGAGAGGCGGGTCAGACACGCCTCCCCCGAGGCCGTCAGCCGGACCGGCAGAAAAGGCGGCAAAGAAAACGTCGCTTTACAGGCG gtccACAGTCCGTTCAGCGGTGCGCTGATGGGGAAATCCGGGCTGGTTGTGAGAAATCCAGACTTTGACTGGAACAAAGCTGTGAAACCTTCAAAG GAATCTCCGTCGGAGTCCAGGATGTGTCCGTCTGCCGTGTAG
- the LOC101156795 gene encoding rho GTPase-activating protein 19 isoform X1: MAAGKDADENTHNRRGTVCSMVIRHEEPPAGSPAGRPPVIFNPDFFVEKLRHENPEVFLELVISNVTRLIDLPGTEFAQLLGEEGPKTPTGGNGGFFRSLNFLKRKDKGIVFGSPLTDGCIAQIYQLVEFLSRHLHVEGLFRVPGNSVRQQTLKELLNGGADVDLHSGDFHPNDVATLLKTFLGELPEPLLTHRHFNAHLKIADMTLFDEHGNKTAVPNKERQIEALQLLFLLLPQANRSLLKLLLDLLYHTAKLQDKNKMSAHNLALMFAPHVLWPRHMTASDLKDHLKKLNSSMAFLIKHSQKLFRAPLYLREFARVHFSGTRTLQSKDDLELLAASSSPAPRTVLPLKRSAALAPPSQEACGSPAQQYTDEALKELFRHVHQNMPDSAKKKKLVRQLVKQANAAEDPQAPPPPSRKHPRSRSFGGLIKRRTRGEQLTAERRVRHASPEAVSRTGRKGGKENVALQAVHSPFSGALMGKSGLVVRNPDFDWNKAVKPSKQESPSESRMCPSAV; the protein is encoded by the exons ATGGCTGCGGGGAAGGATGCCGACGAAAACACGCACAATAGAAG AGGAACGGTGTGCAGCATGGTGATCCGGCACGAGGAACCGCCGGCGGGCTCTCCGGCCGGACGGCCGCCCGTCATCTTCAACCCGGATTTCTTTGTGGAGAAGCTGCGCCACGAGAACCCCGAGGTCTTCCTGGAGCTGGTGATCAGCAACGTCACGCGCCTCATCGATCTGCCCGGAACGGAGTTCGCTCAGCTGCTGGGCGAAGAAGGACCGAAGACCCCCACCGGCGGGAACGGGGGCTTTTTCCGCTCGCTCAACTTCCTGAAACGTAAAG atAAAGGCATCGTCTTTGGGAGTCCGCTGACGGACGGCTGCATCGCTCAGATCTACCAGCTGGTCGAGTTCCTCAGTAGAC ATCTTCACGTGGAGGGTCTGTTTCGAGTTCCCGGAAACAGCGTCCGGCAGCAGACCCTGAAGGAGCTCCTCAACGGCGGCGCCGACGTGGACCTTCACTCCGGAGACTTTCACCCCAACGACGTGGCCACGCTGCTGAAAACCTTCCTGGGGGAGCTGCCCGAGCCGCTGCTGACGCACAGACACTTCAACGCTCACCTGAAGATCGCAG ACATGACGTTGTTTGACGAACACGGCAACAAGACGGCGGTTCCCAACAAGGAGCGGCAGATCGAGGCGCTGCAGCTGctcttcctgctgctgccgCAGGCCAACCGCTCGCTGCTCAAGCTGCTCCTGGACCTGCTCTACCACACCGCCAAGCTGCAGGACAAGAACAAGATGTCCGCCCACAACCTGGCCCTCATGTTTGCCCCGCACGTCCTCTGGCCGCGACAC ATGACGGCGAGCGACCTGAAGGATCATCTGAAGAAGCTGAACAGCAGCATGGCCTTCCTCATCAAACACTCGCAGAAGCTTTTCCGG GCGCCACTGTACCTCCGGGAATTCGCCCGGGTCCACTTTTCTGGGACCAGAACTCTGCAGTCGAAG GACGACCTGGAGCTGCTGGCGGCGAGCAGCTCTCCGGCCCCCCGGACGGTTTTGCCCCTGAAGAGGTCGGCGGCCCTGGCCCCGCCCTCCCAGGAGGCGTGCGGGTCTCCAGCCCAGCAGTACACGGACGAGGCGCTGAAGGAGCTCTTCAGGCACGTCCACCAGAACATGCCCGACTCCgccaagaagaagaagctcgTTCGACAG CTGGTCAAACAGGCCAACGCAGCTGAAGACCctcaggccccgccccctcccagCAGGAAACACCCGCGCTCGCGCTCCTTCGGCGGCCTCATCAAG CGCCGAACTCGAGGTGAGCAGCTGACGGCGGAGAGGCGGGTCAGACACGCCTCCCCCGAGGCCGTCAGCCGGACCGGCAGAAAAGGCGGCAAAGAAAACGTCGCTTTACAGGCG gtccACAGTCCGTTCAGCGGTGCGCTGATGGGGAAATCCGGGCTGGTTGTGAGAAATCCAGACTTTGACTGGAACAAAGCTGTGAAACCTTCAAAG CAGGAATCTCCGTCGGAGTCCAGGATGTGTCCGTCTGCCGTGTAG
- the LOC101162186 gene encoding rho-related GTP-binding protein RhoU isoform X1, whose product MLPQDVRSHKTARVSEPFCETEGSQVPARRQKNRDFPASARRRRSGSVPERRVNCVLVGDGAVGKSSLIVSYTTNGYPAEYVPTAFDNFTVVVVVDGKPVRLQLCDTAGQKWGLLDGSVNDELELLRPLCYRNADVFLLCYSVVRPCSFTNLTDKWLSEIRQHCPGAPLVLVGTQLDLREDVQVLIQLAQNQQRPVSTEEGQQLAQELGAAAFAECSALTQKNLKDTFDSAILASFQQAESVTVQQQRMTLLRKTPDKIKNLSETWWRKIGCLVGEQSCQSK is encoded by the exons ATGCTGCCGCAGGACGTCCGGAGCCACAAGACGGCCCGGGTGTCGGAGCCCTTCTGCGAGACAGAAGGTTCCCAGGTCCCGGCGCGGCGCCAGAAGAACCGGGACTTCCCGGCGAGCGCGAGGCGCCGGCGGTCCGGTTCCGTGCCGGAGCGCCGGGTGAACTGCGTCCTGGTTGGAGACGGAGCGGTGGGCAAGAGCAGCCTGATCGTGAGCTACACCACTAACGGATACCCCGCTGAATACGTGCCCACGGCGTTCGACAACTTTACCG tggtggtggtggtggatgGGAAGCCGGTGCGGCTgcagctgtgtgacacggctgGACAG AAGTGGGGGCTGCTCGATGGATCAGTTAAC GATGAGCTGGAGCTCCTGCGGCCGCTGTGCTACAGGAACGCTGacgtcttcctgctctgctacAGCGTGGTCCGCCCCTGCTCCTTCACCAACCTCACCGACAAGTGGCTCTCAGAGATCCGGCAGCACTGTCCCGGCGCTCCGCTGGTCCTGGTGGGCACCCAGCTGGACCTGAGAGAAGACGTGCAGGTGCTGATCCAACTGGCGCAGAACCAGCAGAGGCCCGTGAGCACAGAGGAGGGCCAGCAGCTCGCCCAGGAGCTCGGCGCGGCGGCTTTTGCCGAGTGCTCGGCGCTGACTCAGAAGAACCTGAAGGACACCTTTGACTCGGCCATCCTGGCCAGTTTCCAGCAAGCGGAAAGTGTCACCGTCCAGCAGCAGAGGATGACTCTGCTGAGGAAGACTCCCGACAAGATCAAGAACCTGTCGGAGACGTGGTGGAGGAAGATCGGCTGCCTGGTGGGAGAGCAGAGCTGTCAAAGCAAATGA
- the LOC101162186 gene encoding rho-related GTP-binding protein RhoU isoform X2, whose amino-acid sequence MLPQDVRSHKTARVSEPFCETEGSQVPARRQKNRDFPASARRRRSGSVPERRVNCVLVGDGAVGKSSLIVSYTTNGYPAEYVPTAFDNFTVVVVVDGKPVRLQLCDTAGQDELELLRPLCYRNADVFLLCYSVVRPCSFTNLTDKWLSEIRQHCPGAPLVLVGTQLDLREDVQVLIQLAQNQQRPVSTEEGQQLAQELGAAAFAECSALTQKNLKDTFDSAILASFQQAESVTVQQQRMTLLRKTPDKIKNLSETWWRKIGCLVGEQSCQSK is encoded by the exons ATGCTGCCGCAGGACGTCCGGAGCCACAAGACGGCCCGGGTGTCGGAGCCCTTCTGCGAGACAGAAGGTTCCCAGGTCCCGGCGCGGCGCCAGAAGAACCGGGACTTCCCGGCGAGCGCGAGGCGCCGGCGGTCCGGTTCCGTGCCGGAGCGCCGGGTGAACTGCGTCCTGGTTGGAGACGGAGCGGTGGGCAAGAGCAGCCTGATCGTGAGCTACACCACTAACGGATACCCCGCTGAATACGTGCCCACGGCGTTCGACAACTTTACCG tggtggtggtggtggatgGGAAGCCGGTGCGGCTgcagctgtgtgacacggctgGACAG GATGAGCTGGAGCTCCTGCGGCCGCTGTGCTACAGGAACGCTGacgtcttcctgctctgctacAGCGTGGTCCGCCCCTGCTCCTTCACCAACCTCACCGACAAGTGGCTCTCAGAGATCCGGCAGCACTGTCCCGGCGCTCCGCTGGTCCTGGTGGGCACCCAGCTGGACCTGAGAGAAGACGTGCAGGTGCTGATCCAACTGGCGCAGAACCAGCAGAGGCCCGTGAGCACAGAGGAGGGCCAGCAGCTCGCCCAGGAGCTCGGCGCGGCGGCTTTTGCCGAGTGCTCGGCGCTGACTCAGAAGAACCTGAAGGACACCTTTGACTCGGCCATCCTGGCCAGTTTCCAGCAAGCGGAAAGTGTCACCGTCCAGCAGCAGAGGATGACTCTGCTGAGGAAGACTCCCGACAAGATCAAGAACCTGTCGGAGACGTGGTGGAGGAAGATCGGCTGCCTGGTGGGAGAGCAGAGCTGTCAAAGCAAATGA